A single window of Gemmatimonadota bacterium DNA harbors:
- a CDS encoding DUF4160 domain-containing protein, whose protein sequence is MPEICRFYGIIIRIHVNDHPPPHFHAEYAEYEALINIETLAVIAGDLPSRALGLTIEWASLHQNDLRNLWRRARNHESLSKLAPLQ, encoded by the coding sequence ATGCCTGAGATATGTCGGTTTTATGGAATCATTATCAGAATACATGTAAATGATCATCCTCCTCCACATTTCCATGCGGAATATGCAGAATATGAAGCCTTGATAAATATTGAGACATTGGCGGTAATCGCAGGCGACCTACCTTCACGAGCATTGGGTTTGACAATTGAGTGGGCATCATTACATCAGAACGACTTGAGAAATCTGTGGCGACGAGCGCGAAATCATGAATCATTGAGCAAATTAGCACCTTTGCAATAG
- a CDS encoding DUF2442 domain-containing protein, whose amino-acid sequence MIKIISAKACADYKIWIQYSDGVEGEVDLSHLVGKGIFSAWKDASVFRNFQVKNGRFIIWTDEIDLCADSLYLEITGETPEDIFPRLRMENVNA is encoded by the coding sequence ATGATTAAAATCATATCTGCAAAAGCGTGTGCTGATTATAAAATTTGGATTCAATATTCAGATGGCGTTGAAGGCGAAGTAGATCTATCCCATCTCGTTGGAAAAGGTATATTCTCGGCCTGGAAAGATGCAAGCGTGTTTCGAAATTTTCAAGTTAAAAACGGCAGATTTATTATCTGGACAGATGAAATAGATCTATGTGCAGATTCGCTCTATTTGGAAATTACGGGAGAAACGCCCGAGGATATTTTTCCCAGGTTAAGGATGGAAAATGTAAATGCCTGA
- the prs gene encoding ribose-phosphate diphosphokinase, whose product MRDIVVFSGNAHRQLAEHICQYLSVPLRQSTINRFSNDCIQVQLNANCREADVFLIQPLVPPVQDHLMELLQMLDAARGASAARTTAVIPYYSYARSDKKDAPRISIAGRLVADLIDTAGANRVLTMALHAPQVHGFFRIPVDHLNALHVLARYFRGKDLADTVVVSPDLGGAKEATHFARLLKLPVAAGTKRRISDEKVVIDSIVGDVEGKKVIVLDEEIATGGTLVELIDRLRERGVNHITVSCTHGLFTGQALPRLGAIAEVKELVTTDTVPLSSQSQCPPNLTSLSVAPLLGEAIRRIHHGESVSSLFTAPDWIVDTE is encoded by the coding sequence ATGCGCGATATTGTGGTCTTTAGCGGAAACGCACATCGTCAATTGGCAGAGCATATATGCCAGTATCTGAGTGTGCCTCTTAGGCAGAGCACGATTAACCGCTTCAGTAACGATTGCATTCAGGTGCAGTTGAACGCCAATTGTCGGGAGGCCGATGTCTTTCTGATTCAGCCTCTTGTGCCACCTGTCCAGGACCATCTCATGGAACTCCTGCAGATGCTGGACGCGGCACGCGGGGCATCGGCTGCCCGTACGACGGCCGTTATTCCATACTACAGTTACGCACGGTCAGATAAAAAGGATGCGCCTCGCATTTCTATTGCAGGGAGACTGGTGGCAGATTTGATTGATACGGCAGGTGCTAATCGGGTGCTTACGATGGCCCTTCACGCGCCGCAGGTACATGGATTTTTTCGCATTCCCGTCGATCATCTCAATGCTCTCCATGTGTTGGCGAGATATTTCCGGGGCAAAGACCTGGCGGATACGGTCGTTGTTTCGCCCGATCTTGGAGGCGCAAAGGAGGCAACGCATTTTGCCCGTCTGCTCAAGTTACCTGTAGCTGCTGGAACCAAGCGCCGCATCAGCGATGAAAAAGTCGTGATTGATTCAATCGTTGGCGATGTAGAGGGGAAGAAGGTGATTGTTCTGGACGAAGAGATAGCCACGGGGGGAACACTTGTGGAACTTATTGATCGCCTTCGGGAGCGCGGCGTTAATCACATCACGGTATCCTGCACACACGGACTTTTTACTGGACAGGCTCTGCCGCGTTTGGGTGCAATTGCAGAGGTGAAGGAATTGGTGACGACAGATACAGTTCCACTTTCTTCACAGAGCCAATGTCCTCCCAATCTGACCAGTCTATCCGTGGCACCTCTCCTGGGTGAGGCAATCCGCAGGATACACCACGGGGAATCGGTCAGTAGTCTATTCACGGCTCCAGATTGGATCGTCGATACAGAATAG
- a CDS encoding HigA family addiction module antidote protein translates to MEMYNPAHPGEILKELCLIPLNLTVTEVAHTLGVARKTVSELVNGKAGVSPEMAIRLSKAFRTTPVFWMNLQLQYDLWHAQQRIGDLRIEPLTDTAPAT, encoded by the coding sequence ATGGAAATGTACAATCCGGCTCATCCAGGTGAAATTTTAAAAGAACTTTGTTTAATCCCACTAAACCTGACAGTGACAGAAGTAGCCCATACACTCGGCGTGGCGCGAAAGACCGTTTCGGAGCTTGTCAATGGCAAGGCTGGAGTGAGTCCAGAAATGGCGATTCGGTTGAGCAAAGCATTTCGGACAACGCCTGTTTTCTGGATGAATTTGCAACTGCAATACGACCTCTGGCACGCGCAACAAAGGATCGGTGATCTTCGAATTGAGCCATTAACTGATACCGCCCCTGCGACTTAA
- the queC gene encoding 7-cyano-7-deazaguanine synthase QueC — protein MKKKAVVLLSGGLDSTTTLAIATNRGYACYAITFRYGQRHEIEFECAKKIAAHFGVRDHVIANIDSRAFGGSALTDDIDVPKNRDESEMSDGIPVTYVPARNTIFLSYALALAESLDIRDIFIGVNAIDYSGYPDCRPEYIAAFQDMANLATKAGVEGDAFTIHTPLIDLTKVEIIKRGVELGVDYAMTCTCYDPDIEGRACGQCDACLLRLQGFAQNGIKDPVAYR, from the coding sequence ATGAAAAAGAAAGCTGTTGTCTTGCTCAGTGGTGGTTTGGATTCTACTACAACTTTGGCTATTGCCACAAATCGGGGTTATGCCTGTTACGCGATTACATTTCGCTATGGACAGCGACACGAAATCGAATTCGAATGTGCGAAAAAAATTGCCGCTCATTTTGGCGTTCGGGATCACGTTATTGCCAATATTGATTCGCGCGCTTTTGGTGGTTCGGCATTAACCGACGATATCGATGTGCCCAAAAATCGAGATGAGAGCGAAATGTCCGACGGTATCCCGGTCACTTATGTACCCGCTCGCAATACGATTTTTCTTTCTTACGCGCTTGCACTGGCCGAATCTCTCGATATCCGCGATATTTTTATTGGCGTCAACGCGATTGATTACAGCGGTTATCCCGATTGCCGCCCCGAATATATCGCCGCCTTTCAAGATATGGCGAATCTCGCCACTAAAGCTGGTGTTGAAGGGGATGCGTTCACGATTCACACGCCGCTTATTGATCTGACCAAAGTCGAGATTATCAAACGCGGCGTAGAACTCGGCGTTGATTACGCTATGACCTGTACCTGTTACGATCCCGACATAGAAGGCCGTGCGTGCGGGCAGTGCGACGCCTGCTTGTTGCGCTTGCAAGGTTTTGCTCAGAATGGTATAAAAGATCCGGTGGCCTATCGGTGA
- a CDS encoding aspartate aminotransferase family protein, whose translation MSALSLDQLIADYCDQNAYSQRLFKRAQEVLPGGNTRTGVFVNPFPIYADQGEGVHIDDVDGNRRLDFVNNATALILGHAHPAVSDALRERINSGTAFFGPTQLEIEWAELLRERVPSLEHLRFCSSGTESVGNALRVARAFTGRQKIAKFEGAYHGIDDPALISYVPPVTPDLGPEDAPHSVLSSAGLAPATAENVVVLPFNNARACEHLIRQHAEELACVIIDPLSTAAGMALPDLEFLTLLRDVTRELSILLIFDEIVSFRMTSGGTQAAYNITPDLTCLAKVIAGGTPAGAFGGRKDVMALYDPTSGSPAIPQSGTYNGNPLVAIAGLMTLKTMDSDAYRHIDSLTEYIAAGLKDAFKSASIPATIVTAGSLFRIYFLDYTPANYRQAAQDSSEKHRWLYFYLLNHGIVIRQGGCVSLPMTSKHADDLINCVREGLRVWPY comes from the coding sequence ATGTCTGCTCTTTCTCTTGACCAGCTCATTGCCGACTATTGCGATCAAAACGCATACTCGCAACGCCTTTTTAAACGCGCACAAGAAGTTTTGCCCGGCGGCAATACGCGCACCGGTGTTTTTGTCAATCCCTTCCCGATTTACGCGGACCAGGGTGAGGGTGTTCATATAGATGATGTCGATGGCAACCGCCGTCTCGACTTCGTCAACAACGCCACCGCCCTCATCCTCGGTCACGCCCATCCCGCTGTGAGCGATGCCCTGCGCGAACGCATCAATAGTGGCACGGCCTTTTTTGGCCCTACCCAACTCGAAATCGAATGGGCAGAACTCCTGCGCGAGCGCGTCCCTTCCCTCGAACATCTGCGCTTTTGCAGTTCGGGGACTGAGTCTGTAGGTAATGCCTTGCGCGTTGCCCGCGCTTTTACGGGGCGTCAAAAAATTGCCAAATTTGAAGGTGCGTATCACGGTATTGACGATCCGGCTCTCATAAGCTATGTGCCACCTGTTACTCCTGATCTCGGTCCCGAAGACGCGCCTCATTCGGTGCTTTCTTCTGCCGGCCTGGCACCAGCGACGGCTGAAAATGTCGTTGTTTTGCCCTTTAATAATGCGCGCGCTTGTGAACATCTCATTCGCCAGCACGCCGAAGAACTCGCATGCGTTATTATTGATCCGCTTTCTACGGCTGCGGGTATGGCTCTGCCGGATCTCGAGTTTCTCACGCTTTTGCGCGATGTGACGCGGGAACTCAGTATTCTCCTTATTTTTGATGAAATTGTCAGTTTTCGAATGACGTCGGGTGGTACACAGGCGGCATACAATATTACGCCCGATTTGACCTGTCTGGCGAAGGTTATTGCTGGCGGTACCCCGGCAGGTGCTTTTGGCGGTCGCAAAGATGTGATGGCTCTGTATGATCCCACTTCTGGTTCGCCTGCGATTCCTCAATCTGGTACGTACAATGGCAATCCGCTCGTGGCTATCGCTGGTCTTATGACTCTTAAAACCATGGACTCAGATGCATATCGCCATATTGACTCGCTTACCGAATACATTGCCGCTGGTCTCAAAGATGCTTTCAAGAGTGCCAGTATCCCGGCGACTATTGTCACTGCTGGCTCGCTTTTTCGCATCTACTTTCTCGACTATACACCTGCCAACTATCGCCAGGCCGCACAAGACAGTAGCGAAAAACACCGCTGGCTCTATTTCTATCTTTTGAACCACGGCATTGTCATCCGCCAGGGCGGCTGTGTTTCTCTTCCCATGACGAGCAAACACGCCGATGATTTGATCAACTGCGTGCGTGAGGGATTGCGCGTTTGGCCCTATTAA
- a CDS encoding polysaccharide deacetylase family protein gives MSVSIPDGLVILTFDDGVKSQHTFAAPILRECGFNATFYITEGLNFLTDKTRYLTWEEVRELHDLGFEIGNHTRQHKSVANQSREELLSDIRYIDRQCNHYGIPIPTTFCYPGYTNTPEAVELLKERGFTYARRGTVPEYPYDREGGRGPAYNPEQHDPLLIPTTGASGPHWNFDDFLWSLDQAQNGCATVLTFHGVPDLDHPWVHTEPAFFERCMQHLTDNGHRVIALRDLTNYIAMES, from the coding sequence ATGTCTGTATCCATACCAGATGGCCTTGTTATCCTTACCTTTGATGACGGCGTCAAATCACAACATACTTTTGCCGCACCCATCTTGCGCGAATGCGGTTTCAACGCCACTTTCTATATCACCGAGGGCTTGAACTTTCTCACGGATAAAACGCGCTATCTCACCTGGGAAGAAGTGCGAGAATTACACGATCTGGGCTTTGAAATTGGGAATCACACGCGGCAACACAAAAGCGTTGCCAACCAATCACGGGAGGAACTTTTATCCGATATCCGCTACATCGATCGGCAATGCAACCACTACGGTATCCCGATTCCCACCACATTTTGTTATCCTGGCTACACCAATACCCCCGAAGCTGTTGAGCTGCTCAAAGAACGCGGTTTTACTTATGCCCGACGTGGCACTGTACCCGAATATCCTTATGATAGGGAAGGTGGTCGCGGCCCGGCCTATAATCCCGAGCAACACGATCCGCTTCTCATTCCGACTACGGGCGCGTCGGGACCGCACTGGAACTTCGACGATTTCTTGTGGTCGCTTGATCAGGCTCAAAACGGTTGTGCCACGGTCCTCACCTTTCACGGGGTGCCCGATCTCGATCATCCATGGGTGCATACCGAACCCGCATTTTTTGAACGCTGTATGCAACATCTCACAGATAATGGACACCGAGTAATCGCCCTGCGCGATCTCACAAACTACATCGCTATGGAGTCCTGA
- a CDS encoding phytanoyl-CoA dioxygenase family protein yields MVDPLPLIAYDTLAEQTEALYRDGYAYLPGVLTSDQVTKLRDHMDTLTPISESFDKNGRPEDVGFINKHINNAFNRHAHFLQFLDRPGVIELAEAIHGDDCHCIGMTAWMTGPGRPDQNLHTDWLPLSLPADILEDSRVRIPIFITTAHFYLDDITEALGPTNFIPGSHLSGRSPNGDTVWKGQTEKSIMCNAGDVVIFRSEVWHRGTANTSDKTRFLLQVHYAKRMITQKYPPYLNRFQFDLEILEQATPRQRRLMGDHKSSNYD; encoded by the coding sequence ATGGTCGATCCTCTTCCCCTTATTGCCTACGACACGCTTGCAGAGCAAACTGAAGCTCTGTACCGCGATGGCTATGCGTATCTACCAGGTGTATTGACGTCCGATCAAGTGACAAAACTCCGCGATCACATGGACACGCTCACACCGATCTCGGAAAGTTTTGACAAAAACGGGCGCCCTGAAGATGTCGGTTTTATCAATAAACACATCAACAATGCGTTTAACCGGCACGCTCATTTTTTACAATTTCTCGACCGTCCCGGTGTGATTGAGCTCGCTGAAGCTATACACGGCGATGATTGCCACTGCATTGGTATGACCGCATGGATGACGGGTCCCGGTCGTCCCGATCAGAATCTCCATACTGACTGGCTTCCCCTGAGTCTGCCTGCAGATATACTTGAGGATTCTCGGGTGCGTATCCCCATTTTTATTACTACGGCGCATTTCTATCTCGACGATATTACCGAAGCCCTTGGTCCCACTAATTTTATCCCTGGTAGCCACCTTTCGGGCAGAAGCCCCAATGGTGATACAGTCTGGAAAGGACAGACTGAAAAATCCATTATGTGCAATGCCGGTGATGTGGTCATTTTTCGCAGTGAGGTCTGGCATCGCGGTACGGCCAATACCAGTGATAAAACGCGTTTTTTGCTTCAAGTCCACTATGCGAAACGCATGATTACGCAAAAATATCCGCCCTATCTCAACCGTTTTCAGTTTGATCTCGAAATTCTCGAGCAGGCGACGCCGCGCCAGCGCCGCCTGATGGGCGATCACAAAAGCAGCAATTACGATTGA